A part of Miscanthus floridulus cultivar M001 chromosome 6, ASM1932011v1, whole genome shotgun sequence genomic DNA contains:
- the LOC136460197 gene encoding uncharacterized protein, with translation MRRPLSSSVQMRPPLSVDAQLRQPAAVDAVMQPPPNGDVQMRPPLSVDTHLRQPTAVDALMRPPANGDVQMRPPRSVATFMRPPSTTAQTRLAQSAGGHILQAIRFGDTVDSQQMGPWGSTRTHSLLHPLKIWPTTVKLRERLNHRK, from the exons ATGCGGCGGCCCCTGTCCAGCAGCGTCCAGATGCGGCCTCCCTTGTCCGTCGATGCACAGCTGCGGCAACCCGCGGCCGTCGACGCAGTGATGCAGCCACCCCCAAACGGTGACGTGCAGATGCGGCCGCCCCTGTCCGTCGACACGCATCTGCGGCAACCCACGGCCGTCGACGCACTGATGCGGCCTCCCGCAAACGGCGATGTGCAGATGCGGCCACCGCGGTCCGTCGCCACTTTCATGCGGCCGCCGTCCACCACCGCGCAGACGCGGCTGGCACAGTCCGCCGGTGGCCATATTCTCCAGGCGATCAGATTTGGCGACACTGTGGATTCCCAGCAGATGGGGCCATGGGGGTCTACGAGAACTCATTCCCTGCTGCATCCTTTGAAGATATGGCCAACAACTGTAAAACTGAGAGAACGG CTTAACCACAGGAAGTGA